One stretch of Aeromicrobium fastidiosum DNA includes these proteins:
- a CDS encoding methyltransferase domain-containing protein, whose product MAAENPTWLDRSYSDAIAATDVGLLGRCLDLGNVASSVIRSERLRDGAFLDWAGGYGTLTRLMRDRGLDFRHHDPMATNIFARGFEGSLEGTHYDLVTAIEVLEHLTDPRTELQPVADSTDLLLATTQLMPEPTPRPGEWEYYATETGQHITFYTEKSIQELATSLGFTSVVSGSLVHLFHRGQVSSRTAALVRTPKLAYMAGLGTGLVDRRRSLTLSDAKNSS is encoded by the coding sequence GTGGCAGCAGAGAACCCGACCTGGCTGGACCGCAGCTACTCGGACGCCATCGCGGCCACCGACGTCGGCCTGCTCGGCCGGTGCCTCGACCTCGGGAACGTGGCCTCGTCGGTCATCCGGTCCGAGCGCCTGCGAGACGGAGCCTTCCTCGACTGGGCTGGCGGCTACGGGACCCTGACGCGGCTCATGCGGGACCGGGGGCTCGACTTCCGGCACCACGACCCGATGGCGACCAACATCTTCGCCCGGGGATTCGAGGGCAGCCTCGAAGGCACGCACTACGATCTCGTCACCGCGATCGAGGTGCTCGAGCACCTGACCGATCCGCGCACGGAGCTGCAGCCCGTCGCCGACAGCACCGATCTGCTGCTCGCCACGACGCAACTGATGCCCGAGCCGACGCCCCGCCCCGGCGAGTGGGAGTACTACGCCACGGAGACCGGCCAGCACATCACGTTCTACACGGAGAAGTCGATCCAGGAGCTGGCCACGTCGCTCGGGTTCACGTCCGTGGTCTCCGGATCTCTGGTGCACCTGTTCCACCGCGGTCAGGTGAGCTCCCGCACCGCCGCCCTGGTCAGGACGCCCAAGCTGGCGTACATGGCAGGACTCGGCACCGGTCTGGTCGATCGTCGCCGCTCCTTGACGCTGAGCGACGCCAAGAACAGCAGCTGA
- a CDS encoding SRPBCC family protein, translated as MAGQPPLEASIEIAVPPAGVWAVLSDLRSMSRRSPELVGTWMFGAPRVGRWALHLNRRRAVVWPTLSRLTRWKDPAHDGGRGALAFYVWPTDVEWSYELEPSGTGTLVTERRTALPRPSLLIRVVAKYAMGGADSHDVELLDGMHRTLAALAADTQR; from the coding sequence ATGGCCGGTCAGCCGCCGCTCGAGGCCTCGATCGAGATCGCCGTGCCGCCTGCGGGTGTGTGGGCCGTGCTGTCCGACCTGCGGTCGATGAGCCGCCGCAGCCCTGAGCTCGTGGGCACGTGGATGTTCGGGGCGCCGCGGGTGGGCCGGTGGGCGCTGCACCTCAACCGGCGCAGGGCCGTCGTGTGGCCCACGTTGAGCCGGCTGACCCGCTGGAAGGACCCTGCGCACGACGGTGGCCGCGGGGCGCTGGCGTTCTACGTCTGGCCGACCGACGTGGAGTGGTCGTACGAGCTCGAGCCGTCCGGCACTGGGACGCTGGTGACCGAGCGCCGCACGGCCCTGCCACGTCCTTCCCTGCTGATCCGAGTCGTGGCGAAGTACGCCATGGGCGGTGCCGACAGCCACGACGTCGAGCTGCTCGACGGCATGCACCGCACCCTCGCGGCCCTCGCCGCCGACACCCAACGCTGA
- a CDS encoding GntR family transcriptional regulator, producing MPGPAFTLDRSSPVPLYFQVAEQFERAILDGSIAPGERIDNEVALAQKLGLSRPTMRQAIQVLVDKGMLVRKRGVGTQVVHGKIRRSVELTSLFDDLSAAGQKPRTEVIAVGKVAADEDVARELQLSKGADVWSLERLRFVDRQPLAHMHNYIPIDVVDLEAIDLSETGLYAHLRSSGIVMRVARQRIGARGAAVDEARLLGERKGAPLLTMQRTAYDNAGRAVEYGRHAYRPDLYAFELTLVDR from the coding sequence ATGCCAGGCCCCGCCTTCACCCTCGACCGCTCGAGTCCCGTGCCCCTGTACTTCCAGGTGGCCGAGCAGTTCGAGCGGGCCATCCTGGACGGGTCCATCGCGCCGGGCGAGCGCATCGACAACGAGGTCGCACTGGCGCAGAAGCTCGGGCTGTCACGGCCCACGATGCGTCAGGCCATCCAGGTGCTGGTCGACAAGGGCATGCTGGTGCGCAAGCGGGGGGTCGGCACGCAGGTCGTGCACGGCAAGATCCGGCGCTCGGTCGAGCTGACGAGCCTGTTCGACGACCTCAGCGCCGCGGGCCAGAAGCCGCGCACCGAGGTCATCGCGGTGGGCAAGGTCGCCGCCGACGAGGACGTCGCCCGCGAGCTGCAGCTCAGCAAGGGTGCCGATGTGTGGTCGCTCGAGCGGCTGCGCTTCGTCGACCGACAGCCGTTGGCCCACATGCACAACTACATCCCGATCGACGTCGTCGACCTCGAGGCGATCGACCTGTCCGAGACGGGGCTGTACGCGCACCTGCGCTCGTCCGGCATCGTGATGCGGGTCGCCCGCCAGCGCATCGGGGCCCGTGGGGCGGCCGTCGACGAGGCTCGGCTGCTGGGCGAGCGCAAGGGCGCTCCCCTGCTGACGATGCAGCGCACGGCCTACGACAACGCCGGCCGCGCCGTCGAGTACGGCCGCCACGCCTACCGCCCCGATCTCTACGCCTTCGAGCTCACCCTCGTCGACCGCTGA
- a CDS encoding alkaline phosphatase D family protein, producing the protein MSGVGVAAGLGVLGPAAFSTSASSAPPPVFAHGVASGDPLPDAVVLWTRVTPTPECLPGAGRGPEVDVTWEVATDDDFSDVVRRGVVRTGPAADHTVKVDATGLEPGTDYRYRFVLGEHTSRSGRTRTAPSPGSSPSQLRFGVVSCANWQAGWFTSYRLLAERGDLDAVIHLGDYLYEYQPGKYSYGHEQIDIRLHDPQREIVSLRDYRRRHAQYKTDPDLQELHAAVPFIVTWDDHEVADGNWKGGAFEHQPDTEGPWKKRVRAAHRAYDEWMPVRISGTAVAGDGEKIYRRLQFGQLADLSMLDLRSYRSERVQPGDPAVDDVQRTIAGGSQLAWLCDNLSTSPCRWKLVGNPVMVAPVLMPPRPQREQDALSQHVATTSRRTSEPNTDTWNGYTSDRDRLLRRLEDDGIAGAVFLTGDVHTAWATEVPSPSTGRPIAVELVCNSLTSNNVDDFMGTRPRTTSLTLEAAIQQENPHVKWVNLDDHGYAVLSVTPERLQMDWHAISDRRDPDATSRVLSSWTVAAGVARVVPVRDPVPA; encoded by the coding sequence ATGAGTGGTGTCGGCGTCGCCGCGGGGCTGGGCGTCCTCGGTCCGGCAGCGTTCTCGACGTCCGCGTCGTCCGCCCCGCCGCCGGTGTTCGCGCACGGCGTCGCCTCTGGAGACCCGCTGCCCGACGCCGTCGTGCTGTGGACCCGCGTGACGCCGACGCCCGAGTGCCTGCCCGGAGCGGGCCGCGGACCCGAGGTCGACGTGACGTGGGAGGTCGCGACCGACGACGACTTCTCCGACGTCGTCCGTCGCGGAGTCGTCCGCACCGGACCCGCCGCCGACCACACGGTCAAGGTCGACGCGACGGGGCTGGAGCCCGGCACCGACTACCGCTACCGCTTCGTGCTGGGGGAGCACACGTCGCGCAGCGGGCGCACCCGCACAGCGCCGTCGCCCGGCAGCTCGCCGTCGCAGCTGCGGTTCGGCGTCGTGTCGTGCGCCAACTGGCAGGCCGGCTGGTTCACGTCCTACCGGCTGCTGGCCGAGCGCGGTGACCTCGACGCCGTGATCCACCTCGGCGACTACCTGTACGAGTACCAGCCCGGCAAGTACTCCTACGGGCACGAGCAGATCGACATCCGGCTGCACGACCCGCAGCGCGAGATCGTCAGTCTGCGCGACTACCGACGCCGGCACGCGCAGTACAAGACCGATCCCGACCTGCAGGAGCTGCACGCCGCCGTTCCGTTCATCGTCACGTGGGACGACCACGAGGTCGCCGACGGCAACTGGAAGGGCGGCGCGTTCGAGCACCAGCCCGACACCGAAGGCCCGTGGAAGAAGAGGGTGCGGGCCGCGCACCGGGCGTACGACGAATGGATGCCGGTGCGGATCTCGGGCACCGCGGTGGCCGGCGACGGCGAGAAGATCTACCGCCGCCTGCAGTTCGGACAGCTCGCCGACCTCTCGATGCTCGACCTGCGCAGCTATCGCAGCGAGCGCGTGCAGCCGGGTGACCCCGCGGTCGACGACGTGCAGCGCACGATCGCCGGCGGATCCCAGCTGGCCTGGCTCTGCGACAACCTCAGCACCTCGCCGTGCCGGTGGAAGCTCGTCGGCAACCCCGTGATGGTCGCGCCGGTTCTGATGCCGCCGCGTCCGCAGCGTGAGCAGGACGCCCTCAGCCAGCACGTCGCGACCACGAGCCGGCGCACGTCCGAGCCCAACACCGACACGTGGAACGGCTACACGTCCGACCGCGACCGGCTGCTGCGACGCCTCGAGGACGACGGCATCGCCGGCGCGGTGTTCCTCACCGGCGACGTGCACACGGCGTGGGCCACGGAGGTCCCGTCGCCGTCGACGGGCCGCCCGATCGCCGTCGAGCTGGTGTGCAACTCGCTGACCAGCAACAACGTCGACGACTTCATGGGCACCCGTCCGCGCACGACGTCGCTGACGCTGGAGGCCGCGATCCAGCAGGAGAACCCGCACGTCAAGTGGGTCAACCTCGACGACCACGGCTACGCGGTGCTGAGCGTGACGCCGGAGCGGCTGCAGATGGACTGGCACGCGATCAGCGACCGTCGCGATCCCGACGCGACGTCGCGTGTGCTGTCGTCGTGGACCGTGGCCGCGGGCGTCGCCCGCGTCGTGCCGGTGCGCGACCCGGTGCCGGCCTGA
- a CDS encoding HAMP domain-containing sensor histidine kinase, with translation MRWRRRPEGVRTRSLLVRTVVSVLVVLTGLLLVLGVSVDTALGSRLRGEIEQRLQDRVETAQALSGSVSDDVLVKRLSGQGVSAYLRSADGTVSVSGPSPEELSASAAAPSDGAVTEARPDPGGRRPAPRPPVPTAASGRITELGSVLTLDAELTDGSIVRVSADSSQVEATLAQLRTVLVVASLVTLLLAAAVLMVVVRRSLSPLADMTQVARSITSGDRGRRLRPDRPRTDIGRTATAFDAMLDEVEGAERSAMQSEQRLRDFLSDAAHELRTPVAGMQAAAESLLRNQTTRASREELAVQVIREARHAARLVDDMLLMSRVDQGLDLVRRPLDLAEAARTAADRPLTREGATVHVTAPETWVLADADRIAQVLGNLLANACRVADTVHIDVRADGDRVVLEVTDDGPGVPAADRERIFERMVRLDEGRDRHAGGVGLGLPVARGIAEAHGGTLTCEPAAVGACFRLVLPALPPTHVAPAGAFGVNSLA, from the coding sequence ATGAGGTGGCGTCGCAGGCCCGAGGGCGTGCGCACGCGATCGCTGCTGGTCCGCACGGTCGTGTCGGTGCTGGTCGTGCTCACGGGCCTGCTGCTCGTGCTGGGCGTCAGCGTCGACACGGCCCTCGGCTCGCGGCTGCGGGGCGAGATCGAGCAGCGTCTGCAGGACCGGGTCGAGACGGCGCAGGCCCTCAGCGGATCGGTGAGCGACGACGTCCTGGTCAAACGGCTGTCGGGGCAGGGCGTCTCGGCGTACCTGCGGTCGGCCGACGGCACGGTGAGTGTGTCCGGGCCCTCGCCGGAGGAGCTCTCGGCGTCGGCGGCCGCGCCGTCCGACGGGGCCGTGACCGAGGCGCGCCCCGATCCGGGAGGGAGGCGACCCGCGCCGCGACCGCCCGTACCGACCGCCGCCAGCGGCAGGATCACCGAGCTCGGGTCGGTGCTGACGCTCGACGCCGAGCTGACCGACGGCTCGATCGTGCGGGTCTCCGCCGACTCCAGCCAGGTCGAGGCGACGCTGGCGCAGCTCCGCACGGTGCTCGTCGTGGCCTCGCTCGTCACGTTGCTGCTGGCCGCCGCGGTGCTGATGGTCGTGGTGCGACGCTCGCTGTCGCCGCTGGCCGACATGACGCAGGTCGCCCGCTCGATCACGTCCGGTGACCGGGGACGACGGCTGCGCCCCGACCGGCCCCGCACCGACATCGGTCGAACGGCCACGGCCTTCGACGCGATGCTCGACGAGGTCGAGGGTGCCGAGCGGTCGGCGATGCAGTCCGAGCAGCGGCTGCGCGACTTCCTGTCCGACGCCGCCCACGAGCTCCGCACCCCGGTCGCCGGCATGCAGGCCGCTGCCGAGAGCCTGCTGCGCAACCAGACCACCCGGGCCAGCCGGGAGGAGCTCGCGGTGCAGGTCATCCGGGAGGCGCGGCATGCGGCCCGGCTCGTCGACGACATGCTGCTGATGTCGCGGGTCGACCAGGGGCTCGACCTCGTCCGCCGGCCCCTCGACCTCGCCGAGGCCGCGCGCACGGCCGCCGACCGGCCGCTGACCCGCGAGGGTGCCACGGTGCACGTCACGGCCCCCGAGACGTGGGTGCTGGCCGACGCCGATCGCATCGCCCAGGTGCTGGGCAACCTGCTGGCCAACGCGTGCCGGGTCGCCGACACGGTGCACATCGACGTCCGGGCAGATGGCGACCGCGTCGTCCTCGAGGTCACCGACGACGGGCCAGGAGTCCCCGCCGCGGACCGTGAGCGCATCTTCGAGCGGATGGTGCGGCTCGACGAGGGACGCGACCGCCACGCCGGCGGGGTCGGGCTGGGACTGCCGGTCGCCCGCGGCATCGCCGAGGCCCACGGCGGGACGCTCACGTGCGAGCCCGCGGCCGTCGGTGCGTGCTTCCGGCTCGTCCTCCCGGCGCTGCCTCCGACTCACGTCGCACCAGCAGGTGCATTCGGCGTCAATTCGCTCGCATGA
- the iolC gene encoding 5-dehydro-2-deoxygluconokinase — protein sequence MGRVGVDIYPEQIGVGLEDVSSFGKFLGGSATNVAVAAARLGRRSAVITRTGDDPFGRFIHAELTGFGVDDQYVTSVPGVPTPVVFCEIYPPDDFPLYFYRGPKAPDLHISPDELDYDAIRAADVFWVTVTGLSQEPSREAHLAALEARRGHGTTVIDLDYRPMFWESPEAATAEIAKALPFATVAVGNREECQVAIGETDPQAAAKALQAAGIELAIVKQGPAGVLGVRGDESVVVPPVPVDVVNGLGAGDAFGGSLVHGLLSGWDLTRMLSFSNAAGAFVAGQLSCADAMPTVDQLDTVLAEGRV from the coding sequence ATGGGACGTGTCGGCGTCGACATCTACCCCGAGCAGATCGGTGTCGGTCTCGAGGACGTCTCGTCGTTCGGCAAGTTCCTCGGCGGCAGCGCGACCAACGTCGCCGTCGCGGCCGCCCGCCTGGGCCGCCGTTCGGCGGTCATCACCCGGACGGGCGACGACCCGTTCGGACGCTTCATCCACGCCGAGCTGACGGGCTTCGGCGTCGACGACCAGTACGTCACGTCGGTGCCCGGTGTGCCGACCCCCGTCGTGTTCTGCGAGATCTACCCTCCCGACGACTTCCCGCTGTACTTCTACCGCGGCCCGAAGGCCCCCGATCTGCACATCAGCCCCGACGAGCTCGACTACGACGCGATCCGTGCGGCCGACGTCTTCTGGGTCACCGTGACGGGCCTGTCGCAGGAGCCCAGCCGCGAGGCGCACCTCGCGGCGCTCGAGGCCCGTCGTGGCCATGGCACGACCGTCATCGACCTCGACTACCGCCCGATGTTCTGGGAGTCGCCCGAGGCCGCGACCGCCGAGATCGCGAAGGCGCTGCCGTTCGCGACCGTTGCGGTCGGCAACCGCGAGGAGTGCCAGGTCGCGATCGGCGAGACCGATCCGCAGGCCGCCGCCAAGGCGCTGCAGGCCGCCGGCATCGAGCTCGCGATCGTCAAGCAGGGCCCGGCCGGCGTGCTGGGCGTGCGCGGCGACGAGTCCGTCGTCGTCCCGCCCGTGCCGGTCGACGTCGTCAACGGCCTCGGGGCGGGGGACGCCTTCGGCGGCTCGCTCGTGCACGGCCTGCTGAGCGGCTGGGACCTCACCCGCATGCTCTCGTTCTCCAACGCTGCCGGTGCCTTCGTGGCCGGTCAGCTGTCGTGCGCCGACGCGATGCCCACCGTCGACCAGCTCGACACCGTTCTCGCAGAAGGCAGGGTCTGA
- a CDS encoding SRPBCC family protein — translation MSNQPLIQDSIEIDAPPARVWDLVSDLRRMGEWSPQCVRMAVLGREVGVGTRTVNLNRSGWKRWPTTARVVVFEPEQTLAFRVPLNRSVWTYELEPTATGTLLTESRRTPNGTSKVSDLAVAVGLGGVDPFEASLAEGIRQTLQRVKAAAERA, via the coding sequence ATGTCGAACCAGCCCCTCATCCAGGACAGCATCGAGATCGACGCGCCGCCGGCCCGGGTGTGGGACCTCGTGTCCGACCTGCGTCGCATGGGGGAGTGGAGCCCGCAGTGCGTCCGCATGGCCGTGCTGGGCCGTGAGGTCGGCGTGGGCACCCGCACGGTCAACCTCAACCGATCGGGCTGGAAGCGCTGGCCCACGACGGCCCGGGTCGTGGTGTTCGAGCCCGAGCAGACGTTGGCGTTCCGCGTCCCGCTCAACCGGTCGGTCTGGACGTACGAGCTCGAGCCGACGGCCACCGGAACCCTGCTGACCGAGAGCCGCCGCACGCCGAACGGCACCTCGAAGGTCTCGGACCTCGCCGTCGCGGTGGGGCTCGGCGGTGTCGACCCCTTCGAGGCCTCGCTGGCCGAGGGCATCCGCCAGACGCTGCAGCGCGTCAAGGCGGCGGCGGAGCGCGCCTGA
- a CDS encoding response regulator transcription factor, whose protein sequence is MTNPARVLVVEDDDTIRTALVAAVESRGWVALGAVDGGELEQQLDTFRPDLVILDWMLPGRSGIELARVVSAAGDAGMILLTARDGVDDKLRGFDVGVDDYLAKPFVMAELVARMTAILRRRGRAPGVLEIGDLLVDLDAGAVVRARESIVLTGTELRLLAFLAGERGRTLSKTQILTQVWGYDSYDPNLVEVHVSSLRRKLEERGGTRLIQTVRGIGYVLRAA, encoded by the coding sequence ATGACCAACCCCGCACGCGTCCTCGTGGTCGAGGACGACGACACGATCCGCACCGCCCTCGTCGCGGCGGTGGAGTCGCGCGGTTGGGTGGCGCTTGGTGCCGTCGACGGCGGAGAGCTCGAGCAGCAGCTCGACACCTTCCGTCCCGACCTCGTGATCCTCGACTGGATGCTGCCGGGTCGCTCGGGCATCGAGCTCGCGCGGGTGGTCTCCGCCGCCGGCGACGCCGGCATGATCCTGCTGACGGCCCGCGACGGCGTCGACGACAAGCTGCGCGGCTTCGACGTCGGGGTGGACGACTACCTGGCCAAGCCGTTCGTGATGGCCGAGCTGGTCGCCCGCATGACGGCGATCCTGCGCCGCCGTGGTCGCGCGCCCGGGGTTCTCGAGATCGGCGACCTGCTGGTCGACCTCGACGCCGGGGCGGTCGTGCGGGCGCGGGAGAGCATCGTGCTGACCGGCACCGAGCTGCGCCTCCTGGCGTTCCTGGCGGGGGAGCGCGGACGGACGCTGTCGAAGACGCAGATCCTCACCCAGGTGTGGGGCTACGACAGCTACGACCCCAACCTGGTCGAAGTGCACGTCAGCTCCCTGCGTCGCAAGCTCGAGGAGCGCGGCGGGACGCGGCTCATCCAGACCGTGCGCGGCATCGGCTACGTGCTGAGGGCCGCATGA
- a CDS encoding TIM barrel protein, which translates to MSTTLEPQGQTPLRIAGAPISWGVCEVPGWGYQMPADRVLTEMQSLGLGATEFGPDGFLPTDPAEKAAFLEGYGLQAVGGFLPVVLHDPAHDPMVDVDPFIDACLASGAGVVVLAASTGLDGYDARPVLDELQWKTLLANLDRIADHAASRGVVAAIHPHIGTLVENADDTQRVLDGSHVGLCIDTGHLAAAGADPVAITLANLDRVKHVHLKDVDAAAAARVVSGEVAFADAVAAGMWQVLGQGDVDIRAMIDALRSHGYDGWYVLEQDVMFKHGAPEGIGPVADVRSCLDFVKDALEATA; encoded by the coding sequence GTGTCGACGACCCTTGAGCCCCAGGGCCAGACCCCCCTCCGCATCGCCGGCGCCCCCATCTCGTGGGGCGTGTGCGAGGTCCCCGGCTGGGGCTACCAGATGCCGGCCGACCGCGTCCTGACCGAGATGCAGTCGCTCGGCCTCGGCGCCACGGAGTTCGGCCCGGACGGATTCCTGCCCACCGACCCGGCCGAGAAGGCCGCCTTCCTCGAGGGCTACGGCCTCCAGGCCGTCGGCGGCTTCCTGCCCGTCGTGCTGCACGACCCCGCGCACGACCCGATGGTCGACGTCGACCCGTTCATCGACGCGTGCCTCGCGTCCGGCGCCGGTGTCGTCGTGCTCGCCGCGTCCACGGGCCTCGACGGCTACGACGCCCGCCCCGTGCTCGACGAGCTGCAGTGGAAGACGCTGCTCGCCAACCTCGACCGCATCGCCGATCACGCCGCGTCGCGTGGCGTCGTCGCCGCGATCCACCCGCACATCGGGACGCTCGTCGAGAACGCCGACGACACCCAGCGCGTCCTCGACGGCTCGCACGTCGGCCTGTGCATCGACACGGGTCACCTCGCCGCCGCGGGTGCCGACCCGGTCGCGATCACGCTCGCCAACCTCGACCGCGTCAAGCACGTGCACCTCAAGGACGTCGACGCCGCCGCTGCTGCCCGGGTCGTCTCCGGCGAGGTCGCCTTCGCCGACGCCGTGGCCGCCGGGATGTGGCAGGTGCTGGGCCAGGGCGACGTCGACATCCGCGCCATGATCGACGCTCTGCGCAGCCACGGCTACGACGGCTGGTACGTCCTGGAGCAGGACGTCATGTTCAAGCACGGCGCGCCCGAGGGCATCGGACCCGTCGCCGACGTACGCTCGTGCCTCGACTTCGTGAAGGATGCCCTGGAGGCCACGGCGTGA
- the tig gene encoding trigger factor, with protein sequence MKSTTETLSPTRVKLTIEVPFEEFKPSLDAAYKTIGSQITIPGFRKGKVPAAIVDQRVGRGPVLDEAINAALPGWYSQALQDTNLQPLSQPEIDLSKFEDGEPIEITAELDVRPELTLPDISTIEVTVEDAEVSDDDVTEQLTALQERFATFAEVDRAVAEGDFLTIDLSAAQNGEEIPEAQAKGMPYTVGKATMLEGLDEAVIGLSAGETKTFTTQLVGGELAGQDVDVTVTVGDVKEQQLPELDEEFAQTASEFDTIDELKADLTERVTRGKRMEQANEARDLVLDEIVSKIDAPLPETLVAEEITSRRQQIEQQLAMAGVPFQQYLDDEEQTVDEFEAELEKRVRDSLVAQFVLDQIVADQEFGIDDNELSQHIMRRAQQSGEDPNSYIQHIMEHNHVPEMVSEVLRGKALASLVEGAKVTDKSGNVIELSKLRADGTFGSDDDADDAEGDDTDS encoded by the coding sequence GTGAAAAGCACCACCGAGACACTGAGCCCGACACGGGTCAAGCTCACCATCGAGGTGCCGTTCGAGGAGTTCAAGCCCAGTCTTGACGCCGCCTACAAGACCATCGGCTCGCAGATCACGATCCCCGGCTTCCGCAAGGGCAAGGTCCCCGCGGCGATCGTCGACCAGCGCGTCGGCCGCGGCCCGGTCCTCGACGAGGCCATCAACGCCGCCCTCCCCGGCTGGTACAGCCAGGCCCTGCAGGACACCAACCTGCAGCCGCTGAGCCAGCCCGAGATCGACCTGTCGAAGTTCGAGGACGGCGAGCCGATCGAGATCACCGCCGAGCTCGACGTCCGCCCCGAGCTGACGCTGCCCGACATCTCCACGATCGAGGTCACGGTCGAGGACGCCGAGGTGTCCGACGACGACGTCACCGAGCAGCTGACGGCCCTGCAGGAGCGCTTCGCGACGTTCGCCGAGGTCGACCGCGCCGTCGCCGAGGGCGACTTCCTGACGATCGACCTGTCCGCCGCGCAGAACGGTGAGGAGATCCCCGAGGCCCAGGCCAAGGGCATGCCCTACACGGTCGGCAAGGCCACGATGCTCGAGGGCCTCGACGAGGCCGTCATCGGCCTGTCGGCCGGCGAGACCAAGACCTTCACGACCCAGCTGGTCGGCGGCGAGCTCGCAGGCCAGGACGTCGACGTGACCGTCACGGTCGGCGACGTCAAGGAGCAGCAGCTGCCCGAGCTCGACGAGGAGTTCGCCCAGACCGCGTCGGAGTTCGACACGATCGACGAGCTCAAGGCCGACCTGACCGAGCGGGTCACCCGCGGCAAGCGCATGGAGCAGGCCAACGAGGCCCGCGACCTCGTCCTCGACGAGATCGTCAGCAAGATCGACGCGCCGCTGCCCGAGACCCTCGTCGCCGAGGAGATCACGAGCCGCCGTCAGCAGATCGAGCAGCAGCTCGCGATGGCCGGCGTGCCGTTCCAGCAGTACCTCGACGACGAGGAGCAGACCGTCGACGAGTTCGAGGCCGAGCTCGAGAAGCGCGTCCGCGACTCGCTGGTCGCCCAGTTCGTCCTCGACCAGATCGTGGCCGACCAGGAGTTCGGCATCGACGACAACGAGCTGTCGCAGCACATCATGCGCCGCGCGCAGCAGTCGGGCGAGGACCCGAACTCGTACATCCAGCACATCATGGAGCACAACCACGTGCCCGAGATGGTGAGCGAGGTGCTGCGCGGCAAGGCGCTCGCATCGCTGGTCGAGGGTGCCAAGGTCACCGACAAGTCCGGCAACGTCATCGAGCTGTCCAAGCTGCGGGCCGACGGCACCTTCGGGTCCGACGACGACGCTGACGACGCCGAGGGCGACGACACCGACAGCTGA
- a CDS encoding esterase/lipase family protein, whose amino-acid sequence MSAEPARTTDVAALALDYGDRLIVGTAREMHQAVANRVFRATRMVGGRVPESLHDAVVTSVYGAISGVLRVSSGSVRAMATRGVGRPIESGPRGRLVVAAINGLIGDELRMLDDPQAITMAVRHEGADVPATGWPLAEVFRDATSHPVIFLHGLCENDESWANGARTVGTTYAERIAAETDGTPVMVRYNTGLHISENGKHLDALIQQVVEHWPVAVSRITLVGHSMGGLVARAATNHATAAGETWQHLVRDVICLGTPHAGANLEKVAHLGSRLLRFWPESTPFGTILDSRSAGIVDLRHGYITRDEWEGQDLTGQWGLDRIAAAPLPHAEYHFVAATLGASQKHPLSSVLGDLLVHFSSATGVGRNGPIVDGARFEYLPSAHHFALLNHPQVGDWIVEWINARTRDPLAIPAPRRA is encoded by the coding sequence ATGTCCGCCGAGCCCGCCCGCACCACCGACGTCGCGGCGCTGGCGCTCGACTACGGCGACCGGCTCATCGTCGGCACGGCCCGTGAGATGCACCAGGCCGTGGCGAACCGGGTCTTCCGCGCCACGCGCATGGTCGGCGGCCGGGTGCCGGAGTCGCTGCACGACGCCGTCGTCACCTCGGTCTACGGCGCGATCTCCGGCGTCCTGAGGGTCTCGAGCGGCTCCGTGCGCGCGATGGCCACGCGGGGTGTCGGACGTCCGATCGAGTCGGGCCCCCGCGGACGTCTCGTCGTCGCCGCGATCAACGGCCTGATCGGCGACGAGCTGCGGATGCTCGACGACCCCCAGGCCATCACGATGGCGGTGCGCCACGAGGGTGCCGACGTCCCCGCGACGGGCTGGCCCCTGGCCGAGGTCTTCCGCGACGCGACCAGCCACCCCGTGATCTTCCTGCACGGCCTGTGCGAGAACGACGAGTCGTGGGCCAACGGTGCCAGGACGGTCGGCACGACCTATGCCGAGCGCATCGCCGCCGAGACCGACGGCACGCCCGTCATGGTCCGCTACAACACGGGCCTGCACATCTCCGAGAACGGCAAGCACCTCGACGCCCTGATCCAGCAGGTCGTCGAGCACTGGCCCGTCGCGGTCAGCCGCATCACGCTGGTCGGTCACTCCATGGGCGGCCTCGTGGCGAGGGCCGCGACCAACCACGCGACGGCCGCCGGCGAGACGTGGCAGCACCTCGTGCGCGACGTCATCTGCCTCGGCACGCCGCACGCGGGCGCCAACCTCGAGAAGGTCGCGCACCTCGGCTCCCGGCTGCTGCGGTTCTGGCCGGAGTCGACGCCGTTCGGCACGATCCTCGACTCCCGGTCGGCCGGCATCGTCGACCTGCGGCACGGCTACATCACGCGCGACGAGTGGGAGGGGCAGGACCTCACGGGGCAGTGGGGCCTCGACCGCATCGCCGCCGCGCCGCTCCCGCACGCGGAGTACCACTTCGTCGCGGCGACCCTCGGGGCGTCGCAGAAGCATCCGCTGAGCTCGGTGCTCGGCGACCTGCTGGTGCACTTCTCGTCGGCGACCGGTGTCGGTCGCAACGGACCCATCGTCGACGGGGCCCGGTTCGAGTACCTCCCGAGCGCCCACCACTTCGCGCTGCTCAACCACCCGCAGGTCGGCGACTGGATCGTCGAGTGGATCAACGCGCGCACCCGCGACCCGCTCGCCATCCCCGCTCCTCGCCGCGCCTGA